One Chthoniobacterales bacterium DNA segment encodes these proteins:
- a CDS encoding NAD-dependent epimerase/dehydratase family protein: MQRLLVTGSSGLIGSEVCSYFSKMGFAIHGVDNNQRAVFFGAQGDTRWNQERLLRDLPDFAHHELDIRDRAGVLDLVKTLRPDVIIHTAAQPSHDRAAAIPFDDFDTNAVGTLNLLEAARQFAQEAPFVHMSTNKVYGDAPNRIQLVEKDTRWDFADPEYAGGIAETFSIDQSKHSLFGASKVAADVMVQEYGRYFGMPTCCLRGGCLTGPNHTGVELHGFLSYLVRCNLEGREYKIFGYKGKQVRDNIHSLDVSRFMHAFVENPRSAEVYNLGGGKANSVSILEAFQITTSFTGLEQHSTYLDENRIGDHIVYYSDLRKMRSHYPSWDITISVEETIGQIVEAWKKRMS; the protein is encoded by the coding sequence ATGCAGCGTCTCCTCGTCACGGGTTCCTCCGGCCTTATCGGCTCCGAAGTCTGTTCTTATTTCTCCAAAATGGGCTTCGCCATCCATGGCGTGGACAACAATCAGCGCGCTGTTTTTTTCGGCGCCCAAGGCGATACGCGCTGGAATCAGGAGCGGCTGCTAAGAGATCTGCCCGACTTTGCGCATCACGAACTCGATATTCGCGATCGCGCGGGCGTGCTGGACTTAGTGAAAACTCTCCGGCCCGATGTCATCATTCACACGGCGGCGCAGCCTTCGCACGACAGGGCGGCAGCGATTCCCTTCGACGACTTCGACACAAACGCCGTCGGGACTTTGAATCTATTGGAAGCCGCCCGGCAGTTTGCGCAGGAAGCGCCGTTCGTTCACATGTCCACCAACAAAGTCTATGGCGACGCCCCGAATCGAATCCAACTCGTCGAAAAAGACACGCGCTGGGATTTCGCCGATCCGGAATACGCGGGTGGCATCGCGGAAACTTTCAGCATCGACCAGTCGAAGCATTCGCTCTTTGGAGCGTCGAAGGTCGCGGCCGATGTGATGGTGCAGGAATACGGCCGTTATTTTGGAATGCCGACCTGCTGTCTGCGCGGCGGCTGTCTCACCGGGCCAAATCACACCGGAGTCGAGTTGCATGGCTTTCTGAGCTACCTCGTGCGCTGCAATCTGGAGGGTCGCGAATACAAGATTTTCGGCTATAAGGGAAAGCAGGTGCGCGACAACATTCATTCGCTCGACGTCAGCCGTTTCATGCACGCCTTTGTGGAAAATCCCCGGAGCGCGGAGGTTTACAATCTCGGCGGCGGCAAGGCCAACTCGGTCTCGATCCTGGAGGCGTTTCAGATCACCACGAGCTTCACCGGACTGGAGCAACACTCGACTTACCTCGACGAAAACCGCATCGGCGATCACATCGTTTACTACAGCGACCTCCGCAAAATGCGCTCCCATTATCCGTCGTGGGACATCACAATCTCAGTCGAGGAAACCATCGGCCAAATCGTCGAGGCTTGGAAAAAGCGGATGAGCTGA